One Rhinolophus sinicus isolate RSC01 linkage group LG06, ASM3656204v1, whole genome shotgun sequence DNA window includes the following coding sequences:
- the CAVIN3 gene encoding caveolae-associated protein 3, whose product MGESALDPGLAHGAPAGGPVHAVTVVTLLEKLATMLEALRERQGGLAQRQDGLAGSVRRIQSGLGALSRSHDTTSNTLAQLLAKTERVGSHADAAQERAVRRAAQVQRLEANHWLLVARGKLHVLLFKEEAEIPARAFQKVPELLGPVDQSEPNPEQPEAEVGESSDEEPVESRARRLRRTGLEKVQSLRRALSGRKGPAPPTPTPIKPPRLAAGRSADGQPEEARPALVSNLEPESPPNTEEDPGRPGAADLAVLQIESAA is encoded by the exons ATGGGGGAGAGCGCACTGGACCCAGGGCTGGCCCACGGAGCGCCCGCGGGGGGCCCCGTGCATGCCGTGACGGTGGTGACCCTGCTGGAGAAGCTGGCTACCATGCTGGAGGCGCTGCGGGAGCGGCAGGGGGGCCTGGCGCAAAGACAGGACGGCCTGGCTGGCTCGGTGCGCCGAATCCAGAGCGGCCTGGGCGCGCTGAGCCGCAGCCACGACACCACGAGCAACACGCTGGCTCAGCTGCTGGCCAAGACGGAGCGCGTGGGCTCGCACGCCGATGCGGCTCAGGAGCGCGCCGTGCGCCGCGCCGCCCAGGTACAGCGGCTGGAAGCCAACCACTGGCTGCTGGTGGCGCGCGGGAAGCTCCATGTCCTGCTCTTCAAG GAGGAGGCTGAAATCCCAGCCAGAGCCTTCCAGAAGGTGCCGGAGCTCTTAGGGCCAGTGGACCAGTCCGAGCCCAATCCAGAGCAGCCGGAGGCGGAAGTTGGGGAGAGCTCGGACGAGGAGCCAGTGGAGTCCAGGGCGCGGCGGCTGCGGCGCACTGGGTTGGAGAAGGTCCAGAGCCTGCGAAGGGCCCTTTCAGGCCGCAAAGGCCCTGCCCCACCAACGCCCACGCCTATCAAGCCACCCCGCCTTGCGGCTGGCCGGAGCGCTGATGGCCAGCCAGAAGAAGCCAGGCCTGCGCTGGTGTCCAACCTGGAGCCAGAATCTCCTCCAAACACCGAGGAAGATCCCGGGAGACCTGGGGCTGCCGACTTGGCTGTGCTCCAAATAGAGAGTGCGGCCTGA